A window of the Halobacterium hubeiense genome harbors these coding sequences:
- a CDS encoding amidohydrolase family protein has product MLELEHGFRIVDLHARLHAGPGRPVRGRTIDGEDLEREMHQAGVVRSVVFPGPRKGEQGYLRANNAVARQAVQRPFIAFARIDGPRDPGDGAASRLKNLRSNRSDWQTAPEDVEQYAYDDRFHGFKLAPTRDGLPEPDVLDVLDDVGLPVLVHGGEGFPPSTLEDTLLDREFPVVLAHFGGHPLDRELMHEAVSLLDSYEDLYLDTAAVRYRELLEHAIVEHPDRVVFGSGAPATHPNVAVMEILTLDVTEDAMRKVFGKNAVRVVPGLDRE; this is encoded by the coding sequence CTCCACGCCGGCCCGGGGCGCCCAGTCCGGGGCCGCACTATCGACGGCGAGGACCTCGAACGCGAGATGCACCAGGCCGGCGTCGTCCGCTCGGTGGTCTTCCCCGGGCCGCGGAAGGGCGAACAGGGCTACCTCCGCGCGAACAACGCGGTCGCCCGGCAGGCCGTCCAGCGGCCGTTCATCGCGTTCGCGCGCATCGACGGCCCCCGCGACCCGGGGGACGGCGCCGCCTCGCGGCTGAAGAACCTTCGGTCGAACCGCTCGGACTGGCAGACCGCCCCCGAGGACGTCGAACAGTACGCCTACGACGACCGCTTCCACGGCTTCAAGCTCGCCCCGACCCGCGACGGCCTCCCCGAGCCGGACGTCCTCGACGTGCTCGACGACGTTGGCCTCCCGGTGCTCGTCCACGGCGGCGAGGGCTTCCCGCCGAGCACCCTGGAGGACACGCTGCTCGACCGCGAGTTCCCCGTCGTGCTCGCGCACTTCGGCGGCCACCCGCTCGACCGCGAGCTGATGCACGAGGCCGTCTCGCTGCTCGACTCCTACGAGGACCTCTATCTGGACACCGCGGCGGTCCGGTACCGCGAACTCCTCGAACACGCCATCGTCGAACACCCCGACCGCGTCGTCTTCGGGAGCGGCGCGCCCGCCACCCACCCGAACGTCGCCGTCATGGAGATTCTGACGCTGGACGTCACCGAGGACGCGATGCGGAAGGTGTTCGGGAAGAACGCCGTGCGGGTCGTCCCCGGCCTCGACCGGGAGTGA